A genomic region of Catalinimonas niigatensis contains the following coding sequences:
- a CDS encoding 3-keto-disaccharide hydrolase: MMFSLALTLCLVTSNTLIAQTGVGVKAPKAAEVYFDGSRKMLDQKWVYWEGPRLAAEPPIQWKIVKDPVDKGTVLNSNDPAGAGGKYGAADIVTKDKFRDFRLHVEFFIEKEGGNSGVYLQNRYEIQVLDGDTTSHGMAAVINETPSPYHAYNGIGKWNAYDIVFRAARFENGKRTEKAMLTMYFNGEKVHENQMINQVWGGPNSGIDGGNDEGRGITDTPGGLKLQAEGHDVLYRNIWIEELNLEEADTDF; this comes from the coding sequence ATGATGTTCAGCCTTGCTTTAACTTTATGTCTGGTAACAAGTAATACGCTCATTGCCCAAACCGGAGTAGGCGTAAAAGCTCCCAAAGCTGCGGAAGTATATTTTGATGGAAGCCGCAAAATGCTGGACCAAAAATGGGTGTACTGGGAAGGCCCCCGCCTGGCTGCTGAGCCTCCTATCCAATGGAAGATTGTGAAAGATCCGGTGGATAAAGGTACTGTGTTAAATAGCAATGACCCTGCCGGTGCCGGAGGTAAGTATGGTGCTGCTGATATTGTGACCAAAGATAAATTCCGTGATTTCAGACTTCATGTAGAATTTTTTATTGAAAAAGAAGGTGGCAACAGCGGCGTTTACCTGCAGAACCGTTATGAAATCCAGGTTTTGGATGGTGATACTACCTCTCATGGTATGGCAGCAGTTATCAACGAGACTCCTTCGCCCTATCATGCTTACAATGGCATTGGAAAATGGAATGCCTATGATATTGTATTCAGAGCAGCCAGATTTGAGAATGGAAAGCGCACTGAAAAAGCCATGCTTACGATGTATTTTAATGGAGAAAAAGTGCATGAAAACCAAATGATCAACCAGGTGTGGGGAGGGCCAAACTCTGGCATAGACGGTGGCAATGATGAAGGAAGAGGTATTACTGACACTCCCGGAGGGCTCAAACTACAAGCTGAAGGCCATGATGTGCTGTATCGTAATATCTGGATTGAAGAACTGAATCTGGAAGAAGCGGATACTGATTTTTAA
- a CDS encoding DUF4136 domain-containing protein: MKFLNICLAFIFFTTASFGQDRAVYDHVLEDAALDEYQTYAIGDLFTGSENQEWVKYSSLLNGMIENSVIYELDTYDFDMKGDEAELLINFMVFDEAYNDKIGYMPGFRVEDTFGNDENILNKLEDGSLVISMVDVTEGATIWTGFVPNAVDKDASLREQQKDIRQSVSAAMETFMAKANFNDSPSNRFDMVTDPVDDVAPEDDDSNR; this comes from the coding sequence ATGAAGTTTTTAAATATTTGCCTTGCCTTTATATTTTTTACTACAGCCTCATTCGGACAAGATCGTGCAGTGTATGACCACGTTTTAGAAGATGCGGCCTTAGATGAATACCAAACATATGCCATCGGGGATCTTTTCACCGGATCTGAAAACCAGGAGTGGGTAAAATATAGCTCATTGTTAAATGGTATGATTGAAAACTCGGTTATATATGAGCTGGATACTTACGATTTTGATATGAAAGGTGATGAGGCTGAATTGTTGATCAATTTTATGGTATTTGACGAAGCCTATAATGATAAAATAGGATATATGCCTGGCTTTCGTGTAGAAGATACTTTCGGTAATGATGAAAATATTCTTAACAAATTAGAAGATGGTAGTTTAGTCATCAGCATGGTAGATGTCACTGAAGGTGCTACAATATGGACTGGTTTTGTCCCTAACGCAGTAGATAAAGATGCGAGCTTAAGAGAACAGCAAAAAGATATTCGTCAATCTGTATCTGCCGCTATGGAAACATTTATGGCAAAAGCCAATTTTAATGATTCACCTTCAAATCGTTTTGATATGGTTACTGATCCTGTTGACGACGTGGCTCCAGAA